The following are encoded together in the Hoplias malabaricus isolate fHopMal1 chromosome 3, fHopMal1.hap1, whole genome shotgun sequence genome:
- the LOC136692259 gene encoding sulfotransferase 2B1-like gives MTEADLYVEYKGVYLPKSVHPPESLKHYEDFIFRPDDVLIVTFPKSGTTWMQEITPLVLSEGDLSSVQSLPNWDRVPWLEEHRAILLNLEQRPSPRVFATHYHRYMMNESYFKVKPKVLYVMRNPKDVFTSSFHYFGMASYLVKPGTPDEFLEKFLNGKTMFGSWFDHVKGWLKAKDEDHILYIAYEEMIQDLKGSVSRIAQFLGKSLSEEVVEKIADSCVFQNMKQNKMSNYSLVPEEFMDQKKSAFLRKGIAGDWKNFFTEAQTERFNAFYEDKMKDVEFKFCWD, from the exons ATGACAGAAGCCGATTTATATGTTGAATACAAGGGGGTTTATCTCCCTAAATCTGTCCACCCGCCAGAAAGCCTGAAACATTATGAGGACTTTATATTCCGACCGGACGACGTGCTGATTGTGACCTTTCCCAAATCAG GTACAACATGGATGCAGGAGATCACACCCCTGGTCCTCAGTGAGGGAGACCTCTCCTCAGTTCAGAGTTTACCCAACTGGGACAGGGTGCCATGGCTAGAAGAGCATCGAGCAATTTTACTGAATTTGGAGCAAAGACCCTCCCCTCGAGTCTTTGCCACCCACTATCATCGTTACATGATGAAtgagtcttattttaaagtgaagcCAAAG GTACTTTATGTAATGAGAAATCCCAAGGATGTGTTCACATCCTCCTTTCACTATTTTGGAATGGCTTCTTACCTGGTGAAGCCAGGCACACCTGATGAGTTCTTGGAAAAGTTTCTCAATGGCAAAA CAATGTTTGGTTCATGGTTTGACCATGTGAAAGGATGGCTGAAAGCAAAAGATGAAGACCACATTCTCTATATTGCTTATGAGGAAATGATCCAG GATCTGAAAGGGTCTGTCTCGAGAATTGCACAGTTTCTTGGAAAGTCACTGAGTGAAGAAGTGGTTGAGAAAATAGCCGACAGTTGTGTGTTCCAAAACATGAAACAGAACAAGATGTCCAACTATTCTTTGGTTCCGGAAGAGTTCATGGATCAGAAAAAATCAGCATTTCTCAGAAAAG GAATCGCTGGCGACTGGAAGAACTTTTTCACCGAGGCTCAGACAGAACGATTCAATGCTTTTTATGAAGACAAAATGAAAGATGTGGAGTTTAAATTTTGTTGGGATTAA